A window of the Brassica oleracea var. oleracea cultivar TO1000 chromosome C1, BOL, whole genome shotgun sequence genome harbors these coding sequences:
- the LOC106340051 gene encoding uncharacterized protein LOC106340051 produces MDTKTIFMTFFIINTLVSCAYPCLGQEDVDDKPLVNSGEFDTLDALSPASQEYNIYMLENLPPKYKTYLGTCADKMGPSGISECNEDVLREILTNKPVSRECCLMVVRAGKECYMEIRKFMFRLYQLKRFASQVFFKTNEVWNRCSAEVESPSSSHDHAI; encoded by the coding sequence ATGGACACTAAGACAATTTTTATGACATTTTTCATAATCAACACTTTAGTGTCATGTGCGTATCCATGTTTGGGCCAAGAAGATGTTGACGATAAACCACTAGTCAATTCCGGTGAGTTTGATACATTGGATGCATTATCGCCGGCTTCGCAGGAGTACAATATTTATATGTTAGAGAACCTCCCACCAAAATACAAAACGTATCTCGGAACCTGCGCTGATAAGATGGGGCCCAGTGGTATTTCGGAATGTAATGAAGATGTTCTTAGAGAGATTCTTACGAACAAACCTGTTTCAAGAGAGTGTTGTTTGATGGTAGTAAGAGCTGGAAAAGAATGCTACATGGAGATTAGAAAGTTCATGTTTCGATTGTATCAACTCAAACGCTTTGCTTCTCAAGTTTTTTTCAAAACTAATGAGGTTTGGAACAGATGTTCTGCTGAAGTTGAAAGTCCTTCATCTTCTCACGACCACGCGATTTAG